A portion of the Sulfuriferula sp. AH1 genome contains these proteins:
- the ubiD gene encoding 4-hydroxy-3-polyprenylbenzoate decarboxylase: MKYKDLRDFIEQLEKIGELKRIKTPVDPVLEMTEICDRVLKAGGPALLFENPVGHTMPVLANLFGTPRRVALGMGEDNVEALREVGRLLAFLKEPEPPKGLKDAWDKLPVFKQVLNMAPKEVSHAPCQDIVWEGKDVNLGRLPIQTCWPGDAGPLITWGLVVTRGPHKKRQNLGIYRQQVIAPNKVIMRWLAHRGGALDFREFQQQNPGQPYPVAVALGADPATILGAVTPIPDSLSEYQFAGLLRGAKTEVVKCLGSDLQVPASAEIVLEGVIHPGEMAPEGPFGDHTGYYNEVDSFPVFTIERITMRRDPIYHSTYTGKPPDEPAVLGVALNEVFVPLLQKQFTEIVDFYLPPEGCSYRLAVVSIKKSYPGHAKRVMFGIWSFLRQFMYTKFIVVVDDDVNIRDWKEVIWAITTRMDPVRDTLLVENMPIDYLDFASPVSGLGGKMGMDATNKWPGETTREWGTPIVMSDAVKQRIDAMWQELGL; the protein is encoded by the coding sequence TTGAAGTATAAGGACCTGCGCGATTTTATCGAGCAACTGGAAAAAATCGGTGAACTGAAACGCATCAAGACTCCGGTCGATCCGGTGCTGGAAATGACGGAAATCTGCGACCGGGTATTGAAGGCCGGAGGCCCCGCGCTGCTGTTCGAGAATCCGGTCGGCCACACCATGCCGGTACTGGCTAACCTGTTCGGCACGCCGCGTCGCGTGGCGCTGGGGATGGGCGAGGACAACGTCGAAGCGCTGCGTGAAGTCGGCAGGCTGCTGGCGTTCCTGAAAGAGCCGGAGCCGCCCAAAGGCCTGAAAGACGCCTGGGACAAGCTGCCGGTGTTCAAGCAGGTGTTGAACATGGCACCGAAAGAAGTCAGTCATGCGCCATGCCAGGATATCGTATGGGAAGGCAAGGACGTCAATCTGGGACGTCTGCCAATCCAGACTTGCTGGCCGGGTGATGCCGGGCCGCTGATCACCTGGGGTCTGGTGGTGACACGCGGGCCGCACAAGAAACGCCAGAATCTGGGCATTTACCGCCAGCAGGTCATCGCGCCGAACAAGGTCATCATGCGCTGGCTCGCACATCGCGGCGGCGCGCTGGATTTCCGCGAATTCCAGCAGCAGAACCCCGGTCAACCTTATCCGGTGGCTGTTGCGCTGGGCGCCGATCCGGCGACGATACTGGGTGCGGTGACGCCGATACCCGATTCGCTGTCTGAATACCAGTTCGCCGGGCTGTTGCGCGGTGCCAAGACCGAAGTGGTGAAATGTCTGGGCAGCGATCTGCAAGTGCCGGCCAGTGCCGAAATCGTGCTCGAGGGCGTGATCCACCCCGGCGAAATGGCGCCGGAAGGGCCGTTTGGTGACCATACCGGTTACTACAACGAAGTTGACAGTTTTCCGGTGTTCACCATCGAGCGCATCACCATGCGCCGCGATCCGATCTATCACAGCACCTATACCGGCAAGCCGCCGGATGAGCCGGCTGTACTTGGCGTAGCGCTGAACGAGGTGTTCGTGCCGCTGCTGCAAAAGCAGTTCACCGAAATCGTCGATTTCTATCTGCCGCCGGAAGGCTGCTCGTACCGGCTGGCAGTGGTCAGTATCAAGAAATCCTACCCCGGCCACGCCAAGCGCGTGATGTTCGGTATCTGGAGTTTCCTGCGCCAGTTCATGTACACCAAATTCATCGTGGTGGTGGACGACGACGTCAACATTCGCGACTGGAAGGAAGTGATCTGGGCGATCACCACGCGCATGGACCCGGTGCGCGACACCTTGCTGGTGGAAAATATGCCGATCGACTACCTTGATTTCGCCAGTCCGGTATCCGGCCTGGGTGGCAAGATGGGCATGGACGCGACTAATAAATGGCCGGGCGAGACCACCCGTGAATGGGGCACGCCTATCGTCATGAGCGATGCAGTGAAACAGCGCATCGATGCGATGTGGCAGGAATTGGGGCTGTAA
- a CDS encoding DUF1289 domain-containing protein, which translates to MKQESSRVASPCVRNCCLNEDDVCLGCFRSLAEILQWSEADDELRQRFLRNAAQRREAHAVTWKR; encoded by the coding sequence ATGAAGCAGGAATCCAGCCGCGTAGCCTCGCCTTGTGTGCGCAATTGCTGTCTCAACGAGGACGATGTCTGTTTGGGATGCTTCCGTTCCCTTGCGGAAATTCTGCAATGGAGCGAAGCCGATGATGAACTGCGGCAGCGGTTTTTACGCAACGCAGCGCAACGGCGCGAGGCTCATGCGGTCACCTGGAAGAGATAA
- a CDS encoding DUF971 domain-containing protein — MPNDFAPAEIRQLPASGALEIKWNDGLVSHLKDAELRRACRCTTCRQLTDKMLPIPCPEAISILSIVPVGSYAIQISFNDGHDRGIFPWEYLRQLGGGK, encoded by the coding sequence GTGCCAAATGATTTTGCTCCTGCAGAAATACGGCAACTCCCGGCTTCCGGCGCATTGGAGATCAAATGGAACGACGGGCTGGTTAGCCACTTGAAAGATGCGGAACTGCGGCGTGCCTGTCGCTGCACGACTTGCCGGCAGCTGACTGACAAGATGCTCCCTATCCCCTGTCCTGAAGCCATCAGCATCCTCTCGATTGTGCCTGTAGGATCTTACGCCATACAGATTAGCTTTAACGATGGACATGACCGGGGGATTTTTCCATGGGAATATTTGAGACAACTAGGAGGCGGGAAGTAA
- a CDS encoding FAD-dependent oxidoreductase — protein MTAFELKLPGFKYGDIYAAERLPVLDALFMRFLDNHDAALATQFQDYRNGAELHAVAESDLLIAVARQLEDFLVSAFDVETARNQLRHQQLLDEPIHAFKEKFIKSRVRRKRAPTRPFALLNELLEQKLGAQHPLDRELGVARLWVLAVESGADDTLALLEEWAYAAYNTAEGRQHVAGWVSFKLPHKIEYMQLVPTVPMADDTAGRVAGLPERQRRRDGFGLTDPRYNLREAMDHVHYCVYCHSHEGDFCSKGFPDKENGGFRTNSLGVELTGCPLEERISEAHTLKLDAYTLGALAVIMIDNPLVPATGNRICNDCMKGCIYQKQDAVDIPQIETRILTDVLNWSWGFEIYYLLTRWNPLNRSRPYALPHHGTRILCVGAGPAGFNLSYHLLQAGFGVVAIDGLKIEPLDEAWTGSRDRIPTPIEHVGELNEALDERVMSGFGGVAEYGITVRWDKNFLKLVYLTLARNQYFRVYGGVRFGGTMTIDDAWALGFEHIALATGAGKPTVIPIRNNLAHGIRQASDFLMGLQLTGASKKDSLANLQVRLPALVIGGGLSAIDTATEVQAYYIMQVEKLLERYELLAAAGKWELSLSTVEQDILTEYLAHGNLVRAERARATLAGEVPDFAPLLQAWGGVTVVYRRAMNESPAYLRNHEEIEKALQEGIFYAEGLDPVEAILDATDHVTGMLFQHMVKDATGSWSHSEEQITLPARSVFIAAGSSPNTVYNREHPGVFEMDDKYFATYQQDANATSLRRTAAQGNCKSEDIGFLTSYQKDHLRISIYGDNHPQFQGSVVKAMASGKRGAREIVTLFQERLGASANATGAANAAWQDFAANLDLWLRPVVSHVEHLSGNVTSITVRAPQAAQNWQPGQIYRLQNFHADADRLHGTVLQMEGMAIDGIDVNKHTGEIKLLVNKVGASSRIASQLAPGQPVILMGPTGTGLPMPDNQTITVIGGHSAVTSTIDGSTAWRAAGNRIIFIGHFRNAQQAQAVQAAMEILSDQAIWILDEGTPLHCQRAQDSCFMLGVDAFISACLEIQGAHSDWLPLTDTLLISDHPAAMERISSALRTVFRHLLKPQLKALVAVNSPMQCMMKEVCAQCLCQHRDPETKLPTGVVFSCFNQHQPLFAVDFNNLKARQGQNSVQEKVSNLWLTYLLEDQALDSSRKSCDMLTAHTIVRALDKENSCAK, from the coding sequence ATGACAGCATTCGAATTGAAATTACCCGGATTCAAATATGGGGATATATACGCAGCAGAACGCTTGCCGGTGCTGGATGCGCTGTTCATGCGTTTCCTGGACAACCATGATGCCGCGTTGGCCACACAATTTCAGGACTATCGAAACGGCGCGGAACTGCATGCCGTCGCCGAATCCGACTTGCTGATCGCAGTGGCGCGCCAGCTGGAAGATTTTCTGGTCAGCGCCTTCGATGTCGAAACAGCACGCAATCAATTAAGACACCAGCAATTGCTCGATGAGCCGATTCACGCATTCAAGGAAAAATTCATCAAATCGCGTGTTCGCCGCAAACGCGCCCCCACACGCCCTTTCGCGCTGCTGAACGAACTGCTGGAACAAAAGTTGGGCGCACAGCATCCACTCGACCGCGAGCTGGGCGTCGCCCGGCTCTGGGTACTGGCGGTTGAATCAGGCGCGGACGACACACTGGCGCTGCTGGAAGAATGGGCCTATGCCGCATACAACACTGCGGAAGGCAGGCAACATGTCGCCGGTTGGGTCAGTTTCAAGCTGCCGCACAAAATCGAATATATGCAGCTGGTGCCGACCGTGCCCATGGCTGACGATACGGCAGGGCGGGTGGCCGGTCTGCCGGAGCGGCAAAGGCGCCGCGACGGCTTTGGCCTGACCGACCCGCGCTACAATTTACGCGAAGCGATGGATCACGTACATTACTGCGTCTACTGTCATAGCCACGAAGGCGATTTCTGTTCCAAGGGTTTCCCGGACAAGGAAAATGGCGGATTCCGCACCAATTCGCTGGGCGTGGAGCTAACCGGTTGTCCGCTGGAAGAACGCATCTCGGAAGCGCACACGCTGAAACTCGACGCCTATACGCTGGGTGCACTGGCAGTCATCATGATAGACAACCCCCTGGTACCGGCTACCGGCAACCGCATCTGCAACGACTGCATGAAAGGCTGCATTTACCAGAAGCAGGATGCGGTCGATATCCCGCAAATCGAGACGCGGATACTCACCGATGTGCTGAACTGGAGCTGGGGTTTCGAAATATACTATCTGCTGACTCGCTGGAATCCGCTCAACCGGAGCCGCCCATATGCGCTGCCGCACCACGGCACCCGGATTCTGTGCGTCGGTGCCGGGCCGGCAGGGTTCAATCTGTCATACCACCTGTTACAGGCCGGGTTTGGCGTCGTCGCCATCGACGGCCTGAAAATCGAACCGCTGGACGAGGCCTGGACAGGATCGCGCGATAGAATCCCCACCCCTATCGAACATGTCGGCGAATTGAATGAGGCGCTGGATGAGCGCGTCATGAGCGGATTCGGCGGAGTGGCCGAATATGGCATCACCGTACGCTGGGACAAGAATTTCCTCAAACTGGTTTACCTGACCCTGGCCCGCAATCAATATTTCCGCGTTTACGGCGGCGTGCGTTTCGGCGGCACCATGACCATAGACGATGCCTGGGCACTGGGATTCGAGCACATTGCGCTAGCTACAGGGGCTGGCAAACCTACCGTGATTCCGATCAGGAACAATCTGGCGCACGGCATCCGTCAGGCCAGCGATTTTCTGATGGGTCTGCAACTTACCGGGGCCTCGAAGAAAGACAGTCTGGCCAACCTTCAGGTACGGCTGCCGGCGCTGGTCATAGGCGGCGGACTCAGCGCAATCGATACCGCAACCGAAGTGCAGGCGTACTACATCATGCAAGTTGAAAAACTGCTGGAACGTTATGAACTACTGGCCGCAGCCGGAAAATGGGAACTCAGCCTCAGCACTGTCGAACAGGATATCCTCACCGAATATCTGGCGCACGGCAACCTGGTACGAGCGGAGCGTGCACGTGCAACATTGGCTGGTGAAGTGCCGGATTTTGCACCGTTGCTGCAGGCGTGGGGAGGTGTGACCGTCGTTTACCGCCGGGCGATGAACGAATCGCCTGCTTACCTGCGCAATCACGAGGAAATCGAGAAAGCCTTGCAGGAAGGCATCTTTTACGCGGAAGGACTGGATCCTGTGGAAGCCATACTGGATGCCACAGACCACGTTACCGGCATGCTGTTTCAGCACATGGTCAAGGACGCCACAGGCAGCTGGTCCCACAGTGAAGAACAAATCACCCTTCCCGCACGCTCGGTGTTCATCGCCGCTGGCAGCAGCCCCAACACAGTTTACAATCGGGAACACCCTGGCGTGTTCGAGATGGACGACAAATATTTTGCGACATACCAACAGGACGCTAACGCAACGAGCTTGCGCAGAACGGCCGCCCAGGGCAACTGCAAAAGCGAGGATATCGGGTTCCTGACTTCCTATCAGAAGGATCATCTGCGCATCAGCATCTACGGCGACAATCACCCGCAGTTTCAGGGCAGCGTAGTCAAGGCCATGGCTTCCGGGAAACGTGGCGCGCGTGAAATTGTAACGCTGTTCCAGGAACGCTTAGGCGCATCAGCCAATGCAACAGGAGCAGCAAATGCTGCCTGGCAAGATTTCGCGGCCAATCTGGATTTATGGCTACGCCCGGTGGTAAGCCACGTAGAACACCTGAGCGGCAACGTAACCAGCATCACCGTGCGGGCTCCTCAGGCCGCACAGAATTGGCAGCCTGGACAGATCTACCGGCTGCAAAATTTCCATGCCGACGCCGATCGGCTGCACGGGACAGTGCTGCAAATGGAAGGCATGGCCATAGACGGCATCGACGTAAATAAACACACCGGGGAGATCAAACTGCTGGTTAACAAAGTCGGCGCCTCAAGTCGTATCGCCAGTCAGCTGGCACCGGGACAGCCTGTGATACTGATGGGCCCAACCGGAACCGGCCTGCCCATGCCAGACAATCAGACGATCACTGTGATAGGCGGCCATTCGGCAGTAACCAGCACGATAGACGGCAGTACCGCCTGGCGCGCAGCAGGAAACCGCATCATCTTTATCGGGCATTTTCGCAATGCACAACAAGCCCAGGCGGTGCAAGCAGCCATGGAGATACTATCCGATCAGGCCATATGGATACTCGATGAAGGCACCCCGCTGCATTGTCAGCGCGCCCAGGACAGCTGCTTTATGCTGGGTGTAGATGCCTTTATCAGCGCCTGTCTGGAAATTCAAGGAGCTCACTCTGACTGGCTTCCACTCACCGATACGCTGCTGATATCCGACCATCCTGCTGCGATGGAACGCATTTCCAGCGCTTTGCGTACTGTCTTCCGCCATCTGCTGAAACCGCAGCTCAAGGCGCTGGTGGCAGTGAATAGCCCGATGCAGTGCATGATGAAAGAAGTCTGCGCGCAGTGCCTGTGTCAGCATCGGGACCCTGAGACAAAATTACCGACAGGCGTGGTGTTTTCGTGTTTCAATCAGCACCAGCCGCTATTTGCGGTAGATTTCAACAATCTCAAGGCCCGCCAGGGTCAAAACAGCGTGCAGGAAAAAGTGAGCAATCTGTGGTTAACTTATCTGCTGGAAGACCAGGCACTCGATTCAAGCAGGAAATCTTGCGACATGCTTACTGCACACACCATCGTGCGGGCACTGGACAAGGAGAACAGCTGTGCCAAATGA